TGAAGGTGTattgtggaatctggcaccaacatgTTCAACAGCAtggatcagatttgtttgtccagaacatcccacagacgctCCATCGGATTAaagggaatttggaggccaagtcaacaccttgagctctttttttttcatgttcttcaaaccattcctgaacaaatactgcagtgtggcagggagcattatcattatcctgctgaaaacaaccgagagctcttgaggaactaataggtcagtgtgtgtcaaagtaacatccacatgacccaaggtttcccagcagaatattGCATGGATGCCCATGATCCTCAGTTGCAGGtagtccttccttggaccaattttAGTAGGTGCTGCCCACTGCATACCAGGACGTCCCACaacacctgctgttttggagatgctctgatgcagtcatctagccatcacaatttggcccaaGTCGCTCAGATGCTTACACATGCTGTCCATTTTCTCACCTCTGACAATCAACTTTCAGAACTGTTCACATGCTGCTTAATATACATGATAAGCCATGATATTATGATCAGTGCCGGGTGAAttaaataagactgatgatctcctcatcatggcacctgttagtgggtgggatatattaggcagcaagtgaacattttgtcctcaaatttgatgttagaagcaggaaaaacggacaagagtaaggatttgagcgagtttgatgaagggccaaattgtgatagctagaccactggatcagagcatctccaaaactgcagctcttgtggggtgttcccggtctgcagtggtcagtatttatcaaaagtggtccaaggaaggaacagtggtgaaccggtgacagggtcatgagtggtcaaggctcattgatgcacgtggggagtgaaggctggaccatgtgatccgatccaacagacgagctactgttgctcaaattgctgaagaagttaatgctggttctgagagaaaggtgtcagaatacacagcgcatgAAGGGtcaaatattaggcaggtggtcataatgttatgtatgATCAGTGTCTCACTCACCTTGAAAAGTAACAAGACtgtcaatgttattcacttcgccTGTCAGTGGATTGAACGTTATAGCTGATTAGAATAAAacgcacaaaaataaaaacaagtgaaTGAATCATGATAGCGATATAAAATACACCAAAAATtatagtttttaaaaataaataaattaaaataaataaaataaaatgcatgaaaatgtaaaaaaaaaaaaaaagaaaaagaaatggcaaaaaaatatatatatttgtaaataaacaaaagctgCGTAATAAAATcacatgtggaaaaaaagaacacaTGCTAATAAttctgtgaaagaaaaaaaaacaatctctATCCTAATGAGCAAtatgaatcaaataaattacTTTGTTGggtaaaaaagaataaatataaaataaaataaaatcatgtgcACTGCACGTGACGCGTGCATTACTGACCACACGCGTGTAAACGGCTcagatgaatggtgttagtcaCGTGACgagtattttttattacacGATATTCCTTTTTCCCCCAATGCTGGTGTGGGCGTGGTTAGCGAGATCCGTCGTCATGGCAACACGCCCCAGCGACTAAACCGGTCGCATCGCAATATGGCTCGTGATTGGAGCGACAGCGTACTACGTAGGGCGCTTCAGCCTGGTCTTTCTCCCACCCTACCTAGTGCACTTGGTTGGGAATTGAACGTTGCCTTGGGATTCAAGCCCGAGCCATTCAGAGTCTGGTgcattatgaatgattatataaataaacaaatacattttaagcTATATCCGGTTCGTTCAGTTTGTCAGAGACTAATAGGACACACGCAGAGGGGtttaaaagaggagaaaaagttTATTGTTGTAAAGTATAAACGCGTATGAACAAGTtattacacttaaatactaatGCAGtttacaacaacctgactaaCATGATGATTAAAGACCGAgaccttcatcttcttcatctgaTGCTTCGGCGtcaagaagaaaacaaaagttTGTATACAGGCTAAGGCTAAAAGctccaaaataaataacaacagtcatttatttaaaaaaaaattaaaagaagtaTTTGAGTGtagtttttatttcctttccatCAAGTCCAATATAGTGCAATAGGTGAGACGGCAGGAAGTGTAAAAACGGTCAGGGTCCGAACAAAgacctataataataataataataataataataataacaacaataatataacaaagaaacaaatcctCAAAAAAAGTCTATTTACAGGTGTGTTTTTACTGAGTCCGTGTCATTAAGCTAACTTTGTAGTTAAAGTCACTTCTTCTTGGCTGTCTTCTTGCTCGCAGTCTTGGCTTTAGTCTTCGCCGCTGTCTTCACCTTCTTCGGTTTGGCGGCGGTTTTCGGTTTCTTCACCGCCTTCTTGACCTTCACGGGAGACGTCTTCTTCTTCACCGCCGCCTTTTTGATCACTTTCTTGTCGCTGGCGGCTGCTTTGGTCTTCTTCGCCTTGGCCGGAGACTTAGCGGCCACTTTTTTGGGCTTGAGAGCTTTCTTGGGCTTGGCGGCTGCGGCTTTGGGCTTCTTGGCTTTCACGGCAGCTTTGGGTTTCTTCTTCGCCGCAGTGGACGCGggcttcttcttcctcttcgtGATCGTCGTCTTCGTCGTGGGCTCCTCGGCTTTGGCGAGCTTGAACGAGCCTGAGGCTCCGATGCCCTTGGTGTGGCGCAGGAACCCGGTGGCGACGAGCCTCTTGAGGGCCAGTTTAATCTGCGCGTCGGCATTGTCGCCCACTTTGTAGTGGCTCTTCACGTACTTCTGGATGGACTGACGTGAGGCGCCGCCGCGACTTTTGTCCGCCACCACGGCTGCCTGGATCATGTCCGAGTATTTCGGGTGCGACGTCGCCTTCTTCGTCGATTTCGCCTTCTTGGCTTTCGCCGCTGCCGGAGCCGCCGCCGTTTCTGACATGGCTTTAAGGAGTCCTGGGAGccgcaaataaataaataaataaacaaaaacgcGTCTCGCGCTGTCAAAACTCGAAGAACGAAAACAAACCGGCACGcgaaaaaaaataacaggaaCTTTTTCCTTATCAATTAACGACAATATTAATTAACACTAATAGTAAACACGTCACGGAAGGATCCCGTTACCAAAGTCCTTTAAACTGTACCGCGttctgcaagtgtgtgtgtgtgtgtatatgcgtgtgtgtgtgtgtgtatatgtgtgtgtgttacgctCACGGTAGGAAGTCTAATGAAGCCTCGACGCGGACGTGATTGAGAACACCAACGGCCAGCAAGCTGAGTGAGCGTGCTTCCATGAAACCCGCGCGCTCTGGTTTGTGTTTCTTGTCGCCCGAACTCGCGCCGAATTTAAGCGGCCCGCTCCGGCACGAGCTCTCGCAACCGTCCGGTCCGAGAGAGGGGACATCTGGCTTCGCGGTCGCCCGAGCGTCCTGTCAGGGAGATGCGCGCGAGAAACTTTTTTTCCCCGAAAACCGACTCGGAGTGGCGCGCGCCGCCACGCATTTTCCCGAATTCGGCCCAAATAGACCCGAAACCGTGCGAGCCAGTCTCGCGACACCGCGTGCACCGAAAAGCCGGATCATCGCTGAGCAGGACCAGGCTGGTTCGGTTTGTGCAAAACGCCGTTTAGGCTTTTAATCGGCTGATGGATTTGCCCAACTAACACAGTCCTCGCCGCGAGTCCGCGTGACGTTGTTACTCTTATTTACCGTTAAAACTACTATAAATTAATCGTGTGTGAATTAAAGTGGTGCCGAAATCACACTAGGTGCACGTGCGAACAAAGGGCTTGTCCTGAAAACGGTCGCACGCGCCTGCTTTTTGTGCAAGACGTCTAAATTCTGGAATTAAAAATCGATGCTTTAGTATGCTGAGGCTCTCTGAGCTTGCTGTAGGAAAGTTGCCAACAGCTCAAAGAGCGACTCGGACCGAAAACCGAGCCCCGGTACCGACGGCATATGTGAGCAACAACAGCACACTTCATGTGAATGTTATTAATCACATTGTCAAGTCATTCACAGGGTCATTTTTTGCACTCGCCCTTCGGGTCTCGCGCATTCTTTTGTTCTTCATCCTGCCCACAAACCCAGCGCTGGCTGCACGAGCCCACAACTCAACCGTGCAGAGCCACTTCAGCGCGTGCACTCCCAGCCATATCAAATGAGCACTTTTATCCCtgttagacttttttttaaataaatttatttagaGTTATATCTCTTTAATCGTGCTCTTTATTCCCTTTTTACGTGCACCctgtttatgttttttaagTCGGATGAACGCCATCTTGGCTCTGGGTGTTGCTGCAATTACTACTAGACTTCACTCACGCGCAATGTTTTAACGCTTTAATTAACCAACATTACCTGGTTGCTAACCAGGTAACCTTAACTAGTagtttgatatatatatttgcatctttgtgtgtgtgtgtatgtgtgcgtgtgtgtgtgcgtgtgtgtgtgtgtgtgttatgtggcATTCAAAATAGCCATGTAGTCTCCAGTACACTCTGGGGATCAGGTGTGGTCAGCAATTGCTGCAATATTGATCGATTGATAGATAAGTTCACATTCCTATAGAGTgtgcagaaagacacacacacacacacacagtgttaattCCAGACATGCATTATACAACAATAACAATGTTTATAACAATCACCACCTCTCCATCTGTTTACTGTGTAAGTtttcataaaaaatattacacaacatATCGGCCCAGTAATGCACCGTGTTGAGATACACAAAGTGAAATCCTTGAATCTTGAATCCCTTTGAAGGTTACACCTCGTACCTGTACTAATGCATGAGACTCACCACTAATCCACCATGCCCTCACTGTACCTGTGATGTGTTACCAATAAAGCtagtcactacatcaccacactgGTGTTTAAGCCTTgattatgtttgtttttcaaaaaataaaaatactatgAAGCACAACCTAGAGGGCATAATATAGTACCCACATTATTTAAGCATAAGTACTGTAATTACCATGTCTATAAATGGTTTATAACCCAGTTACAACTTATTTCCAAAGATCAGATCAGGATAGACATCACGTTTTCACGTCAaactttgtctgtctgtttcataAACACAGCAATGTTCTAATAtcagaaaaatattaaatctgTGACATGTATTGAAAGGTTTGGAGCCAGATACAGCAAAAGGGTGGAGGTTACAGTAAGGTGACGGGATTAACTGTTAGAGCTTTTCTCTCATCATTTGGATGAAGTCATCTCGTTCAGAACTAAAGCTATGAGCTAAAATTCACTGAGATGGATATGTCGGGCCTTCACAACAAAAGAATGATGTTTTATTATTCCTAATCCCAGTGGCTGTACTACATTATACAACAAGCCCTAGGGGGCAAGGAGATCAAATGAAACACTTGGTGACTAAAAACAACTGAacaaagtatacaatttttttttatatcagttaatagttacatttaatgttgtggaacatccgcTAACACTAGCAATACAAGCACCTGCATACATcagttaatatattttatattcaataGCCTGATAATCGCCTTCGTGCTGTTTTAAGACAaacctgtttttaaaaataaatggtttGGGTTATTGAGGTTATTCCATGcgtataaattaaaaatgatgtcGATCATTAAGACaaacgcgcgcgcgcgcgcgcacttTGTGAAGGCGGAACGGCTcattattgagtgtgtatttaaTATGTTTGAACAGCAGGGGGCGATAATGCACTGACTCGCGGCTAGTGCAGCAACACCAGTGTTTCATTTGcgtgtttgtttcatttcagtaCTGCGTTTTGCTTTTTCCAAGATCACATTAAACCGCTGAGACAAAAATGAATCCAAAATAATTCACAGTAAATGACAAAAATCCAGTCATGTATTCATTATTGACAATGTTTTATATTGTTGTTTCCTTATGCTGCCTGTATGTCAGGATGGCCGAGCGGTCTAAGGCGCCAGACTCAAGGTTCAAACCTTCCTGTAATGAGGATTCTGGTCTCCGAATGGaggcgtgggttcaaatcccacttctgacatcATATTTTCGCTATAgcaatactttttaaaaatcgtAAATTAGTAAGCGATACACGTATATTTAGTGTTCTTTTTCCCTTAACGCACTCTGATAAATCATTACAGAAATTAGCAACGCGATTTCATTCATAATATTTGTAGATAAATATATACTTAGCATAACAACTAGTTGTAATTAGCGTCATTAGCTTGTTTGCTAAAAAACTCAGCCTATAGGTCAGCCTATAAATGGCTACAAACTTTAGCAACAGcaaatcaattttatttgtttgaaatATGAATGATTTCATTGTTATTGTGTACACCGATCCACTGTTTTTGTTCAAAATCTACACTCTTCATATCCCTGAATGAAAAGATTAGTATGCAGTGTTCTGTCCAGACTGACAGCAATTATTATCCCAAAACTTAAATAACCTTTAAACCAGTCAAGCTGGACCAGCTGGAACCAGCCTAACTAGTAAGAACAAGATAAAACCATCCTGTGTCAGAAATCCTAGCTAAAACCAAATCAAACCAGCCCAAACAGCTGTGTACCAGCTAGCTTTTTTTAGGTCATaatgctgaaatatttttgGTGTCCAACAAGTAATAAGCTAATGAGTAATGGAAGCTTCCAGATTAGCATATCTACACCAGCACACATTTGCCTTAGACAGTGTTAAGGAGATGTTTAGGAGATGCTAGGCTTTGCACTAcgagatacactgatcaggttgtgttgatccccctttagctgccaaaacagccctgacccgtcctgcactgtgtattctgacccctttctatcagaaccagcattaacttcttcagcagtttgagcaacagtagctcgtctgttggattggatcacacgggtcagccttcactccccacatacatcaatgagccttgaccgcccatgaccctgtcaccggttcaccactgttccttccttggaccacttttgatagatactgaccactgcagaccgggaacaccccacaagagctgcagttttggagatgctctgatccagtggtctagccatcacaatttggcccttcatcaaactcaaagctcaaatccttacgcttgtccattttcctgcttctaacacataaactttgaggacaaaatgttcacttgctgcctaatatatcccacccactaacaggtgccatgatgaggagatcatcagtcttattcactttacctgtcagaggtcataatgttatgcctgatcagtgtataaactCTGCTTATGACCTAGATTGGATTCTTaactatagtaaaaaaaaaaaaaaagtagaaacaCTTTGACTTGCTTTTCACTGAACTGAAAGTGAGTAGAAATTTAATTTTAGATGACGATCTGGGAACTGACAAGGACGTGTCCAAAGCAGTTTTGACCCAGAAACTGAATCTGTGCCTTTTTCTATTTGCCTTTCAGCGTCTTTTATATCATTCACTTTATGCACACTTGACCAATCTTAGACGTAGACAAAGCAGTTTTGTCAGATAGAAGCTCTCTTGACAGAGTAATTTAATCTCGGACTCGATACTCTCTGGCCAAGAGTGTGTAATAAAAATGGACCACATATTGCATTAATGGTTGATGTATTGACGTATTTTGAAATCCAATACTAATTGTGTTGTTTGGGGTTTTATTATACATTTGAGACTCAGACTCCTGAACCAACACATCAGTACATTCTCTGGGATCTATGTGTAGAAAAGAATTATGgggcagaaaaacaaacaaacaggcaaaaagAAGTCTGCTAAACAGTTACCAGCAGGAGCTGACAGCCAATCAGGAAAGACCTCTAAATTATTTTGAAGCTAGTGATTTGAAATCGTTGGTCCACACAGCTAGCAAACAGAGATGATACTTTTGTTCTCGCCTCTGTTTTTTGTTGATTAGCAGGCTAGTTAGTGAGCTAAGTTCAATATCGACCACTGACGTGAGCAATAAAGCTCGCATATGCTCATAAAACATCTCAAGGAGACAGCAACATTTAATTATATCCTCAGATACTGATCCTTATGACCTTAGGTCCTTGGACCTCTTCCCAGACTTCATACCACCATCCTAATTATTTTGTCAGAACACAATTGGTGTCATTATTATTTAGGTGCAAgttatgtggtttgggacatggcCCTGTGAATGTGTGCCCTCGCAAGTGTGACTCTAAATGATAAAAAACGGCTGTAGTAGCTGTTTTCTACTACAGAGGGCGAAATTCTTCCATCTCGTAGCAATCTTCCATCTCGTAGCTTTAAGTGATTCATACAGTATTTTcgctccctcatatacacacacctcataccttCATCTTtgggtttcagtgtgtgttagtgttctcTCTGTGACACTGTTCTCattcttatgtgtgtgtgtgtgtgtgttttctctgtgtgtatagATTTGTTAAATTCTGCGTTTAGTAACTAATGAGTCGGACGTTTATTGTGTAATACGTGAGACCTTACAGCATGCAATACATTTACAATGCAATCTGTTAGATGAGCTAGCAGGTTTTcactctgtttatctgtctgtccgtccatcagtctgtctgttcatctctctgccACTCGTTTTATCTATATTgtcatctgtctgtttctggCTGTTTAGATATTAGTCTGTCAATCTGTATGTCTTTCAGTTTGCTTTACtgcctgcatgtctgtctgtctgtctgtctatctgtctatctttctgtttgCTTGACTGTCTAAAcgtcaatctatctatctatctatctatctatctatctatctatctatctatctatctatctatctatctatctatctatctattagtctgtctgcctatctatctatctatctatctatctatctatctatctatctatctatctatctatctatctatctatctatctatctgtctgtctgtctgtctgtctgtctctctttctgactgTCTGGCTATTTTTCTGTCTGCCTATTGAtccatctgtctttctgcctaTTAGTTTTTCAATCAATCATTCTATCAttctgtctgtatttatttgtcCTTTTCACTTTCATCTCCTGTTCTCCTTTCTctgcacacactgctctctctcgctctctctttctctctctctgagtgtttaAATAAGGGTTTGAAGTGAATAATGAGGCCTGTGTGCTTCTGTAGTGcgcttctctcactctctggttCTGGAAGCATCTATTAAAGTTTGAAGTCGCCCCAATTTAGTTCTGGATAGCAGCAGGGTAAGATCACTGTAGATTTAATGCGGTCTGACAGAAATTTATGTCCCGGCGCTAATAGCGAGAGCGTCTGTGGTCTGTTCTTGTTAAAACTGGCAGTTATTCTGAACGCCATGACTGTTTTGTTTGCCGTAAGCCAACGAAAAGCTCGCTGTTAATGAGGAGCTATTATTACAGGCTCATTTGTTGGCTGTTggaatgggtttttttttttagaagggAAAATGATGAGTGCTTGAACGTGCCAAGTGATGAAGAACGTGGTTCCATCTGCTTCAGTGGAGGTCCacaaaaataaagaggaaacaccacacacacacacacacacacacagagacagacagacagcctgCTGGGAATTGCTGGATAGTCTAAGGCCATATTTAATTTCTCATTTTTGCTTCCAAAATTAAGATGTAGCCATAGATAATTTTATACCCCTTTACTTCAGCAATACATTTGagccttttctattttttcaagCAACTCCTCAAATGCTCATGATTTAAAAGACCTAGCCATTATAGCTGTGCTTAACGTAGCGCTTTAATTGGAGGTTTGCGCCAGAAGGTGGATATGTggtcagggttgccagatctgcgTCCCAAATGCCACAATGACTAGGTCATAGTCATCATAAATACAATctattttcataaataaaatgatcCTACCTTAAGATTGACAGATAACAAACTACCAACACTACTAATGATTGAAATGCAGAGCTTTTTTTAGAATACCTCCCCAAAAAGTGTGAttgatttttaattataaataatatatatatatatatatatatatatatatatatatatatatatatatatatatatatatatatatatggttttaTAATATGATAGTAAAACGATTTATTCCAAAAATAGTGGAAGCACAAGACtacactttttgtttattccttCTGCTTCATGTTTTAGCATGATAACTCTGTGTTTGATAGACTGGAGAACAACAATAATTATTCATTATCCTCGGTGTCTATAAGCGTAGAAGTTTAAAACCGTGTCCcaattattttttcctttcttttatatttccttttttttacccTCGAAGAGTGTCGTCACTACTCGATCCGTACCGGCAACACGAtttgttctgcgcatgcgcgaaacCTCTGCGCATGCACCAACAACCCACTATAAcacagtaatccccctctatatcgcggTCCTGGTATATcgcggatttttatttggaacataactaatattttttgtggattttcccggtatatcgcggtatccgcaaaccttacactgaattgtttttatgttgaaataaggcaatttattaataaacatacaatgattaattacaaaatataaacattaatttaaattaagtacaatgttaataatatatcaaatattgattgtgcggggatgctgaaaattaAAATAGAGTACGGCTAGATGGTCTCGAGTCCATTCATTtgatcacggttgtgattggctgctggctatgcgtgcagttggggtaagggaagcagaattctccagcagcCTAGTTTTTcgcgtgtcactgtcccgagtatTTGggtttgttctgtgtacgctgtatttttaaGTGCTTTCTGCTAGCTCTATTATGTtcccaaacgctctgcaccttctaaggcttctggcaaggaacatacatacatacagtactcactataatcactaatgtgatatttctaccaATTTACCCAAAATCCATCTTGCTATATGCTtgaaaatattttgtgtgtgtgtttaaagagtgtgggagggtcatttacggcttaaacaataaaaaaatgcatttgggGGTGGCTTCCGTGTATCGTTCATCGCTGGTGGGTTTGGATGGGGAACAGGGGACTACTGTATTATTAGTCGTATTATAACAACAGTATTGTCATTACTCGATACGCACTGGAAACGCGATTTGTACGGCGCATGCGCGTGAACGTGCCTACATCTTCTCTGAAgtgttgttataatactactaataatataatgttataatgtgttgttgGCACCAATGCCTGGCAGCAAATGTCGCATATGCGCCGAACAAATCGTATACTGACATTACCtggtgtataaataaataaatcatttcttcATAATTCAGACAAGAAGTGGACACAtttccgcgcatgcgcagtacaaatcgtTACGGATCGAGTAGTGACGGTGATAAATAGCCAAATCAATATGGCTACAGTGTATGCTTTGCATTTCCCAAGCCACATTCTCTTCCTCTAACTCCAGTGATGTCAGTAGTGTGTTTTAGATAAGAGAAAGACTAGGATAGAAACCTGTGCACTGACTGAAccgtttaaaaaagaaagaaagaaaaaacttgAATGTCCTTTTACTAATGTTTGTGGTGACACTAACCGTCTTGAATTGTAATGTGTCACTGTGGAAATCGTTACTACAATCAGTTTTACTAACTAGCTAATCATTGAGGCTAACCGTGTATATAGCTGTCACTTACATACATTCAATGGAAAGGCACAGTAAcgctaaaaatatcacaaaacaaTCTGGAATATCAACATTTTATTAAGATATGATGGTAAATCGCTAAGAATCGCTAAAAAAGACTAAAAACAACACTTAGCAAAAGCAAACTGCCACAGGTTTTGCTATATTTGTAAGAAGTTTGCCATGAACTCATGAactttatgttaaaaaaaccctgaaatctACAAAACTGGGATGTTTATAACGAATCATCTCATAAACATTGCTAACACCGCGATATTTTAATGCCCTGTATCCGTACAACCTATACAATAATGCTAATAACGGTGACTAATGATACACTGATGCCCAATGTTTACTGTATTATGTATATAACCTTAATAGTATCATAGTATATATGAATGCgcttatttttattcagttgccatagtaacaaatCACACGAGGACCATTATGGATGTAATTGTTTGTTTAGCAGgtttgaaaggagtctccagtgccagcaAGAACTTTTTCTGATACTGAGAGGTATTGTTCTCCGTGACATAACaagctacatttttttaattagctgagagagagagagagagagagactcattacaatacaatacagcagtgtgtaggGAAAAGCAGAGACAGGGGAGATGAAagtaaaaaagacaaatagaATGAGAGAATGACTGGTTGAACTAATATACTAATAggcagaaaggcagacagaaaactagccagatagatagatagatagatagatagatagatagatagatagatagatagatacaaacagatagatagatagatagatagatagatagatagatagacagatagatagatagatacatacatacatacatagatacatagatagatagatagatagatagatagatagatggatggatggatggatggatggatggatggatggatggatggatagatagatagatagatagatagataga
The nucleotide sequence above comes from Hemibagrus wyckioides isolate EC202008001 linkage group LG01, SWU_Hwy_1.0, whole genome shotgun sequence. Encoded proteins:
- the LOC131358236 gene encoding histone H1.0; amino-acid sequence: MSETAAAPAAAKAKKAKSTKKATSHPKYSDMIQAAVVADKSRGGASRQSIQKYVKSHYKVGDNADAQIKLALKRLVATGFLRHTKGIGASGSFKLAKAEEPTTKTTITKRKKKPASTAAKKKPKAAVKAKKPKAAAAKPKKALKPKKVAAKSPAKAKKTKAAASDKKVIKKAAVKKKTSPVKVKKAVKKPKTAAKPKKVKTAAKTKAKTASKKTAKKK